One part of the Pecten maximus chromosome 1, xPecMax1.1, whole genome shotgun sequence genome encodes these proteins:
- the LOC117340066 gene encoding uncharacterized protein LOC117340066, with protein sequence MCSAYCVERKCTCVSFSFVNGTCHMFANILVGPPGIDTGFNKITECAAAKVLPNTQLVAYTGCSSTYTCLYGYIPHTTDSSTLTCTDDETWAPSGYRCVLKPCPQPPPFVNGDVAVTTLQVGTHADYTCSADYTNRGGNSGRLTCVFGGTWANTIDLLCKPTNAYYQVVVVTGSSTSGGTDAEVHVGLYGSYESITITFYDGDGYSFEEGDTESKSGTYLNIGPLQKIEVGHDNTGIGPGWQVDSVTIDIGDIEYYFDIDQWIEDSPYYITVYV encoded by the exons ATGTGCTCCGCCTATTGTGTAGAACGCAAATGCACGTGCGTTTCCTTTTCTTTTGTTAATGGAACATGTCACATGTTTGCGAACATCTTGGTTGGTCCTCCTGGTATCGACACGGGATTCAACAAGATTACAG aatgtGCTGCTGCCAAAGTCCTACCAAACACACAGCTGGTGGCGTACACGGGATGTAGTTCTACCTATACCTGTCTGTACGGGTACATCCCCCACACTACAGATTCCAGTACTCTGACGTGTACAGACGACGAGACCTGGGCACCCAGTGGGTATCGCTGTGTTCTCAAAC CGTGTCCACAGCCTCCTCCCTTTGTAAACGGTGATGTTGCAGTGACCACGCTTCAGGTTGGCACCCACGCTGACTATACCTGTTCTGCTGACTACActaacaggggaggtaactctggtCGACTTACCTGTGTGTTCGGAGGCACGTGGGCTAATACCATTGACTTGCTGT gtaagCCTACCAATGCTTACTATCAGGTAGTAGTGGTGACGGGCTCATCGACTTCCGGCGGAACTGACGCAGAGGTACACGTCGGCCTGTACGGCAGTTATGAATCAATCACTATCACTTTCTACGATGGCGATGGTTACTCGTTTGAAGAAGGAGATACGGAATCCAAATCA GGGACTTACCTGAACATTGGACCTTTACAGAAGATCGAAGTAGGACACGACAACACGGGAATAGGACCTGGCTGGCAAGTTGACTCG GTAACGATCGACATCGGTGACATTGAGTACTACTTTGATATAGATCAGTGGATTGAGGACAGCCCGTACTATATTACTGTGTATGTGTAG